A single genomic interval of Rhododendron vialii isolate Sample 1 chromosome 3a, ASM3025357v1 harbors:
- the LOC131320616 gene encoding uncharacterized protein LOC131320616 isoform X1 has protein sequence MLKNPRQIYAPSRLYHIIVRKPFRTDYGDSGAAEDAAAGLSRQRTQWEYKAALRRAVALDVPEAYSPSAYGTFDEINEEGYSSSSLRRELPFVSSKRRKESWDDLAGHLLTFMSPGRWY, from the exons ATGCTTAAAAATCCTAGGCAGATCTATGCACCTAGTCGTCTGTATCACATTATTGTGCGGAAGCCCTTCAG AACAGATTATGGAGATTCCGGCGCAGCAGAGGATGCAGCGGCAGGTCTCTCTCGCCAGAGAACACAATGGGAGTACAAGGCAGCCTTACGAAGGGCTGTAGCACTAGATGTTCCGGAAGCTTACTCACCTTCTGCATATGGAACCTTCGATGAAATAAATGAGGAAGGGTATAGTTCCAGCAGTTTACGGAGAGAATTACCTTTCGTGTCATCcaagaggaggaaagagagctGGGATGATTTGGCCGGTCACCTTTTGACATTTATGAGTCCCGGTAGATGGTACTGA
- the LOC131320616 gene encoding uncharacterized protein LOC131320616 isoform X3 gives MLKNPRQIYAPSRLYHIIVRKPFRLRKIRPMVRTSVLVDGRFEHLVLSCNLTSDHAIIRIERESQRALDLMMETEQIMEIPAQQRMQRQVSLAREHNGSTRQPYEGL, from the exons ATGCTTAAAAATCCTAGGCAGATCTATGCACCTAGTCGTCTGTATCACATTATTGTGCGGAAGCCCTTCAG GTTACGAAAAATTCGCCCAATGGTGAGGACATCGGTACTGGTTGATGGGAGATTTGAGCACCTAGTCCTGTCTTGCAACTTGACTTCTGACCATGCCATTATTCGGATAGAGAGAGAATCCCAAAGGGCTCTTGAT TTAATGATGGAGACAGAACAGATTATGGAGATTCCGGCGCAGCAGAGGATGCAGCGGCAGGTCTCTCTCGCCAGAGAACACAATGGGAGTACAAGGCAGCCTTACGAAGGGCTGTAG
- the LOC131320616 gene encoding uncharacterized protein LOC131320616 isoform X2 — protein sequence MHLVVCITLLCGSPSVNDGDRTDYGDSGAAEDAAAGLSRQRTQWEYKAALRRAVALDVPEAYSPSAYGTFDEINEEGYSSSSLRRELPFVSSKRRKESWDDLAGHLLTFMSPGRWY from the exons ATGCACCTAGTCGTCTGTATCACATTATTGTGCGGAAGCCCTTCAG TTAATGATGGAGACAGAACAGATTATGGAGATTCCGGCGCAGCAGAGGATGCAGCGGCAGGTCTCTCTCGCCAGAGAACACAATGGGAGTACAAGGCAGCCTTACGAAGGGCTGTAGCACTAGATGTTCCGGAAGCTTACTCACCTTCTGCATATGGAACCTTCGATGAAATAAATGAGGAAGGGTATAGTTCCAGCAGTTTACGGAGAGAATTACCTTTCGTGTCATCcaagaggaggaaagagagctGGGATGATTTGGCCGGTCACCTTTTGACATTTATGAGTCCCGGTAGATGGTACTGA